The Streptomyces cyaneogriseus subsp. noncyanogenus region CGGCGGCTGGAAGCAGCTCTACGCCGACAACCGCGAGGCCGTCGGCGACGACCCCTCGCTCATCCACCCCGGCCTGAAGCTGACGCTCGGCGGCAAGGCCGAGGCGAGCGCCGCCGCGACCTCCGGGAAGCCCGCGAAGACCGCCGAGTCGGCCAAGCCCGCCAAGTCTGCCAAGACTTCGGAGTCCTCGTCGTCCGCGGCCGCGTCCGCCTCCGGGTCCGCCGAGGCCCAGAAGCAGTCCGCGCAGACGGAGCAGTCCGTCTCCTCGGACGGCTCCGCTGCCGGGTCCGCGAGCACCTCCGGCGGTTATGTGTCCCCCGTGCCGGGCGGCACCGTCGGCACGCCGTACCACCAGACCGGCAGCATGTGGTCCAGCGGCTACCACACCGGCACCGACTTCGTCGTCCCGACCGGCACCTCCCTGAAGGCCGTGGGCGCGGGCACCGTCGTCTCCGCCGGCTGGGGCGGCGCGTACGGCAACCAGGTCGTCATCAAGCTCGCCGACGGCTACTACGCCCAGTACGCCCACCTGTCCTCGCTGTCCGTCTCGGCCGGCCAGACCGTCACCG contains the following coding sequences:
- a CDS encoding M23 family metallopeptidase, whose protein sequence is MPAKGKHRRPKAQLFARTIAIAGTGGAALALPLMGAANAHAAPAQPVSEKAVQSLSAAQGGAAEKSAQKNADARTYTVKSGDYLAKIAEEQNVSGGWKQLYADNREAVGDDPSLIHPGLKLTLGGKAEASAAATSGKPAKTAESAKPAKSAKTSESSSSAAASASGSAEAQKQSAQTEQSVSSDGSAAGSASTSGGYVSPVPGGTVGTPYHQTGSMWSSGYHTGTDFVVPTGTSLKAVGAGTVVSAGWGGAYGNQVVIKLADGYYAQYAHLSSLSVSAGQTVTAGQQVGLSGATGNVTGPHLHFEIRTTPDYGSDVDPIAYLRSHGVTV